A window of Cryptomeria japonica chromosome 3, Sugi_1.0, whole genome shotgun sequence contains these coding sequences:
- the LOC131064897 gene encoding receptor-like protein 7, protein MPSAILSLPHLRNLELYGNPGLKVNLSSIVQHASQLSSLSIANLDVGRMIPNSIGNMSSLTTLALYDNNIQGRLPDSMGNMSLLTSLHLSYKNIEGSLPDSMGNMFSLTTLHLSSNNLEGNLPDFIGNLSQLEYLGLSRNSLRGNIPWSSLGGISKLSHLSLGSNQLNGRLPSSFGNLSSLVWLDVSNNSLSGTFLLSQLENFTKIRYLSLSDNFLRVKIEDFWIPRFQFQALYLSSCNMDGDFPSFLSTQYNIEQLDLSNNSLGGNVLDWLWGLTSFNTLNLSCN, encoded by the coding sequence ATGCCTTCTGCTATTTTAAGCCTTCCACACTTGAGGAACCTTGAGTTGTATGGAAACCCTGGTCTCAAAGTCAACCTCTCTTCCATTGTGCAACATGCTTCCCAGCTCAGTAGCCTTTCTATTGCAAATTTAGATGTGGGAAGAATGATTCCAAATTCTATTGGAAATATGTCCTCATTAACTACCTTAGCTCTTTATGATAACAATATTCAAGGTAGACTTCCAGATTCTATGGGGAATATGTCCTTGTTGACCAGCTTACATCTTTCCTATAAGAATATTGAAGGCAGTCTTCCAGATTCTATGGGAAATATGTTCTCATTGACCACATTACATCTCTCTAGTAACAATTTGGAAGGCAATCTTCCAGATTTTATTGGAAATCTCTCACAGCTAGAATATTTGGGTCTTTCCAGAAATTCACTAAGAGGCAACATTCCATGGAGCTCTTTAGGTGGGATATCAAAGCTTTCACATCTTTCTCTTGGTTCAAACCAATTAAATGGAAGATTGCCATCTTCTTTTGGTAATCTCTCATCTTTGGTCTGGCTTGATGTTTCAAATAATTCTTTAAGTGGCACATTCTTACTCTCTCAACTAGAAAATTTCACAAAGATTCGTTACTTGAGTCTTTCTGATAATTTCTTGAGAGTGAAAATTGAAGACTTTTGGATCCCAAGATTTCAATTTCAAGCTTTGTATTTGAGTTCTTGTAATATGGATGGTGATTTCCCATCTTTCCTATCCACTCAATACAACATAGAGCAACTCGACTTGTCCAACAATTCTCTTGGTGGAAATGTTCTTGATTGGTTGTGGGGCCTTACATCATTCAACACTCTCAATCTCTCATGCAATTAG